The sequence below is a genomic window from Lolium perenne isolate Kyuss_39 chromosome 7, Kyuss_2.0, whole genome shotgun sequence.
TCATAAGATGAAGGACAAGGGTAGGTGCGGATTGGGAAATAGTAAGCCCAGCTGGTGAATTGACACTAGCCATTAGCCACTAGCTTGGTGCCACTGCAATACTCATATATGCAAATTCATCCCTTTTCTTCTCATGCATGAATCTTCATGTCCGCGTGGTAATGGGTTGCGACTTGGAACCACCGTCCGTGCATTGCAGTGACTTGGTAGAGACGGAAAATATGAAATAATAATAATTACTACTCGGTCATCAGATTACATAGCAGCCTTAACTACCTGGCAAAAAACGTATCTGCTACCACACCTCTTTAAAGAAAAAAGTGTGCTTTAGAGATACTCAAACGAAATTTGTGGAGTTGATGCAGAATAACTTAATCAGCACGTTACAGCAGCCAGAGACCATTTCCATCCATTGGTCTCTTCTACTGGACTCCTTCCTTCTGCTGCTCATATGGTTACAATGCTTTTGGCACCTATATAAGCATCCACCCCCTGCATCTTCAAAGCACCAGCCACCTTTAAACACACAAGTAGCAACACAAGAGAAACAGAACCAAAACGTCTAAAACCAAAtgacctcctcttcttcttttctTGTCTTTGCTGCTCTTCTTGCGTTGGTCTCATGGCAGGCCAAAGCTTCCGACCCTAGCCCACTCCAAGACTTCTGTGTTGTCGATAAGAACTCCCCAGGTATTATTTACTTCATCACTTCTCCGTCATGTTATTAAGCTGAAACCACTCTCTAGACATTATAATCATGCCTAAATAACACTGTAAAATCCATACTTATAATTTACATCTCCTACGCATGCAGTGCTTGTCAATGGGTTTGTTTGCAAGAACCCGATGGATGTCAATGCAGATGACTTCTTCAAGGCAGCCAACCTTGACAAGCCTAGGGTAACCAACAAGGTTGGATCCAACGTCACCTTGATCAACGTCATGCAGATCGGTGGCCTCAACACTCTAGGTATCTCACTGGCGCGTATTGACTATGCACCCTTAGGTCAGAACCCACCACACACACATCCTCGTGCCACCGAGATCTTGACAGTGCTTGAGGGGACATTATATGTTGGCTTTGTCACATCCAATCCGGAAAACAAGTTCCTCTCTAAGGTGCTCAACAAAGGAGATGTGTTTGTGTTCCCTGTGGGGCTCATCCACTTCCAGTTTAACCCCAACCCCTACAAGCCAGCGGTTGCAATTGCGGCACTCAGTAGCCAGAACCCAGGGGCTATCACCATTGCCAATGCAGTGTTTGGATCGAAGCCACCGATCTCAGATGATGTTCTTGCCAAGGCGTTTCAGGTGGAGAAAAATACAATAGATTGGCTCCAGGCTCAGTTCTGGGAGAACAACCACTACTAAGTCAGACCTTGGTTGTTTGTCGACTTCATGGAAGATCTACATTTGAAGTGTGCAAATTTATTTCTTTTGTTTCTAGCTTATATGTATCTTAAGCAATAAAATAAATGGTACATATGCCATTCTAGTGTATGTCTCTGTGAGGCATGAATGTATTTATACCTTTTCAATACTTGCTAGTATTGTTTTTTTGTCAGACTTGCATCATATACTGCTCTCGCGTGCCTTATTTCACCAACCAAAACTGATGACTTTGTTGCCCTTTTACAGAACTACATATCTTCGGTAGGAATTCGTTATATACGTTTTTGACCTTCAACGTGTTATTTTATTTATATTTACACATGTGTATGCCAGTTGTTCTAATTGCTTCCTGTTCTCATTCgttcttgtaacaacttctagggtTGCAATATAAGCGAAGATTAATTAGGATCACTAATGTTGTATCAAAATACATGATAAGTGAAATGTTAAAGGATCAAGACCCTGATTCTTCTCACTTTGCAGCACATGCTCTAACGGCTGCTAGCGACCTATCAATATAATGATCTAGCATGCCCAGTTTTGTCTGTGGGATATGGCAGGATTGGTTCAGGCAGCTGTTGGTACTGCTGCTCTGTGATGCTGCTACTGCAGTCCAAATGAGGAGGCAAGCTCTCTGGTTTCAGGTGTTCAAAGAAGTTTCCAGCCTGGAATTGCATCCAGCATTCACACCTCAGCCACCAGCTATATCACGGTCGTGCGCTGCATCCAGTTAGAACACACACATCACCATTGCTAATGCAGTGGTGTCCCTCTCCGGCGGCATGCCATCACCACACCATTATTCCTTCTGATCATTCCTAACTTTCTAGTCGATTGGTAGAGCTTTGTGGAATAATTCTTCATAAATGTACCGTATTTTCTTAAGATTAGCAGTGGCATTCTCGATGTGTAAGTTACAAGTGCATGTCCTGTAAAATGTCACTGGCTGTATTCTGAATCTCATAGGAGAATAGATTGTATGGGTTGAAAATTAAGAGTCAAATATTCTACAATTTTTCAAGGCTGACTATTTCATCAACATATAAAGACCTCATTCTTAGTAATCTTTGCTCATCTTTGCCTGTGATTTAACTGTTCCAGATGAGCAGAGTTTTCAGTTGCAACCTGAAGACCCTGCTGCTGAAGACCACTGGTTTTGTGCTGTCACAGGGAGCCTTGAGCAGTAGGTACCTTACCGCGTCAGCCTGGAGCGTTATCTTCTTACCGCTCGAGCTTCGAGTGGCGGTGTATTATTTGTGCAAAAATCCAAATCTGAGTATTATTTGTGAATAATTTTTTCCCCAGTGTAGGCCGCTTCTGGGTGCGCTTGGGCTGTTATTTTGATGGCCTGACACTATCAAGTATTTTACAGTAGAGGGCACCCGCAAGAAGGGGGCTTCTACAAAGTCTACCTTGTTGACACTCAGCACTAAGAGGTAAATATTTTCTATAACTCGCGCCCAATTATCAAACTTGACTTAGTATATTTTGCTTCGCTATTTGTAAAGTATAATTGACCTGATAACTGGGCAAATCTATGAGCTATATTCTTTGGATTGACTCACTTAGTATATTTTTCTTCATTTGGAGGTTTACTTTAATTCTTGCCATAGTCCTACATGACTAAAACTGTTGTTACTTGTTGCCACTTAGTATATTTTGCTTGACTATTCATGACATAAAAATTCTTGGATACCCAAAGATAATAATGAGTTTTATTCTTTGGATTGATTTTCTTAATTTGGGTGAATCACTTAGTTACACATAATCCAATGTAGTAGATACTAGTCATGCAAGAATGGAATTGCAACATTTGAACCGTAAGACACATAGTATTAATTAATCATCACAGAATAATACAAGATCATCTGTTTACACATATTGCAAGGTAGAAGAATCACACATATGCTCTTATTATATCAAAAGGCATAAGTAAGTCCCGTCAATATATGTCATTGACTCTATGGTTAATTGTTTCAGTTCTGGTTGTCGGCCCAAAACTGAGCTTGGAGCCACTTCACTGTATTCTTTTCCAACTGGAAAGACTTAGCTAGGACATCGTCCGATATTGGTGGTTTTGATCCAAACACTGCGTTGGCAATGGTGATTGCACCAGCTGCTGAGTGCGGCAATCGCCACGGCTGGCTTGTTAGCGCAAGGGTTGAACTGGAAGTGGATGAGTCCTTGAGGGAACACAAACACATCACCTTTCTCGAGCTTCTTAGTGAAAAGCTTGTTCTCCGGGTTAGAAGTCACAAAACCGACGTATAGTGCACCCTCAAGCACCGTGAGGATCTCTGTGGCACGAGGGTGTGTGTGTGGTGGGTTCTCTCCTAGGGGCGCATAGTCTATCCGCGCAATGGAGATGCCGAGTGTGTTAAGGCCAGGGATTTTCATGGCGTTGATCAAGGTCACGTTGGACCCAACCTTGTTGGTGGTGTCCATAGGCTTGTCGAGGTTTGCTGCCATGAAGAAGTCGTCCGCGCTCATGACCTTCGGGTCCTTGCACACAAATCCGTTGACAAGCACTGCATAGAGAATCAATATCCATACATATGGTCAAAAAAGAATTCCTTGCAGACGAGGCCAAAACAGAATTTCAGAAACAAAACACATGCACGAGAACATCCACGTTCTATTAATACATCAGGAAGAAGGCCTATAAAGTTCAGCACAGTGGTTGAGTTTAAGAAGAGCATGTGTAAGTATATATGTACCTGGAGAGTACTTGTCGGCGACGCAGAAGTCCTGAAGAGGACTCGGGTCAGAAGACATGGCCTGCCATGAGACCAGCGCAAGAAGACCAGCAAGAAGGATGTGGGAGGTTGCCATTTGATTTGGTCGTGGAGTTCAGATGGCCAGGTTATGATGCTTAGTTTTGCTGTGGAGGATAAGTAGGTGGCATATTTTAAACAGAAGGCCAAAAGGCCCGGCCATATATATATAGCCCCACATTACCAATTCGACGATACAACGCACACATCACCACATCTGGTACCTCAAGTCATACAAGCAAGACCACCGGTTCGGGGACAGCACACATCACAGAGTACCAACAGATACCAGGAACCACACACGCGCTAACACACGCCGACGACGGAGGGCAAAGCCAAGTCGCGCTGCACCGCCCGAAGCTCATGTCCTCGTCGCCCCATGGAGCCGCCTAACCTCGGCCGTCGCCACGTCCAAGAGTCTCCGGTCCTTGtgtctgaccagaaccctccatCCCTGCATATGAATAGACATTTTGAACATCGCATCAGCTGGGCTGCCAAGGATCTTTCCTTCTATAGCTAGCTTATTGCGAACATTCCAAAGCGTCCAGCATTGAGCCGCAAAGGTAAACCAAGCTAATCTACGGAGGCGCCCCGACAAACCCTGGACAATAGCGATAAAATCCCCAACCCCTGTTGGGTTCCAAGTGCACGATAGGATCTCCCTAACCCCTGCCCACAAAAACTTGGCCAAGTGGCAGTTGAAGAAAATATGATTACAATCCTCGAACTCCCCACATAGCGCACAGTCCCCGTTCGAAGGGCCGTGGCGCTTGGCCAGCTGCTCTCCCGAGGGCAGCCTCCCCCTGATCAACTGCCAAAGAAAGACCTTGATCTTCGGGGGAACCCTAGTCCTCCACACTTCCTTGAAGTGCGTGATCGCTGCCCCGTGCGACAATTTGAGGTACAAGGAATTGGTGGAGAAGCAACCCGACTCCTCCAGCGCCCAAGACACTTTGTCCTCACCCGTCCTCATCGGGCTCAGATCGAAGATCCGACACAAATTCTCCCATTCCACTCGTTCCGGCAGTGTGAAGCTTCGCCTAAAGCGGATGCACCAGCCTGTCTCAAACGAACCCCGGCGACCGTCGCGAACTGATTATCGCAGCAAGCGAACAGCCCCGGGAAGAGGCCGCGGAGGGGACCCCTGCCCGTCCACCAATCTAACCAGAATAACGTCTTCCGCCCATCCTGCACCAGGTGTATTAGCTCCCAGCTTAAAGTACCATTTGATGTTGTGAATGGCATTCCAAAACTGTGAGCCCTTCGTAGGAACCTCCGGGGAAAAGAGGTCCTTGTTGCCCAGGTACTTAGCTCTAAGAAGGTCTGCCCACAGACCCTCCTCATTCTGGTACAGTCTCCAAATCCATTTGACCATCAACGCAATGTTCATGCGTTTAGCATTGAGGATCCCTAGACCCCCAAATGCCTTAGGCCTACACACCGTGTCCCGGTCAACCATGTGGTATTTCCGTTTGGCGTTGACCCCTTCCCAAAAGAATCTTGCCCTAGTTTTGTTCATTGCTCCGTGAGTCTTGTCATGGAGAAGGTACATGCTCATTGCAAACATTGGCAGGCTAGATAAGCAGGAGTTAGTGAGCTCGAGCCTACCAGCCGGGCCAAGGAAGAGGCCTTGCCATGGGTCAACCCTATGACCCACCTTCTCAATCAGGAAGGTCCAGTCTGCCGCCGAGAGAGATTTGTCACTCATCGGCAAGCCCAAGTACTGCATTGGGAGAGAGCCAAGCTTGCAGTTAAGCCCATCGGCCACCCACCTCCGCTCCGCCTCTGTAACCCCTGTTACAAAGGCCTCGCTCTTCAAGAAATTAATCTTGAATCCCGACATGTTCTCAAAACATAGTAGGATGAGCTTGAGGTTGGCCACCCCCACCCTAGAGGGctcgatcatgatcatggtatcaTCTGCGTATTGAAGGTGCGTAACACCACCAGGTATGAGATGAGGCACAACCCCCTGTATGTGACCCGACTCCCTGGCTCTCGAAAGGATAGCCGCTAGTGACaaagtatcaacttgtcaatgcctacggattgtaggctagggtttagttggaagtagagggcaagtagatctcgaaggtttcagccgaaaagtactcgacgattatgaaaactagggtttgtaaacaatgattcaatGATTtccgcgtccctcgactcccccttatataggaggcggagccgagggattcgtgctgcacaagttacaaagtccgggaaggtttctaactcatcccgtaaaattacaaataagactttctattacaactctagctttccttaataatatcttgggcttccgaatcttcttattcttcgggtagtgggccttcagtaaaccccgggtactatcttcggcaggcccatttgggatgcctatgtcagtagcccccgagattttgcttgaatcgtagggtcaaggaaaatctccactgtttatttttattcgacagcttcgactttttctatatttcttctcataaacatctatattgtacagggatgatggtagttggggctagttcatctgacgaatcaggtactagttaactgctctagtggcaatccgcaaaaacctacttcaagatcacgtccctggacatgacctcgggatactggtgtaaacttcgacaggtgccgcttaaggtcttaccattctgtcgagtcccagtaaaatttatcgggtacctaacgcgtccgttaggattttttttcgtatctgttgatacggataaaagtagcagagcgcagtctttggcgatgccacgcccagcagaacggatctggggtcttaccttcgcaaattt
It includes:
- the LOC127314652 gene encoding germin-like protein 8-11; the encoded protein is MTSSSSFLVFAALLALVSWQAKASDPSPLQDFCVVDKNSPVLVNGFVCKNPMDVNADDFFKAANLDKPRVTNKVGSNVTLINVMQIGGLNTLGISLARIDYAPLGQNPPHTHPRATEILTVLEGTLYVGFVTSNPENKFLSKVLNKGDVFVFPVGLIHFQFNPNPYKPAVAIAALSSQNPGAITIANAVFGSKPPISDDVLAKAFQVEKNTIDWLQAQFWENNHY